Part of the Novosphingobium sp. KA1 genome is shown below.
TTCGTCAAGGAGCTTCAGGACTTCACCCGCGAACGCCTCGCCCAGCACGAATTCCCGCGCATCGTGGAGTTCGTGGACGAGCTTCCCAAGAACCCGGCCGGCAAGGTCCACCGCAAGATGCTGCGCGACCGCGAGGCGGCGAAGGCCGCTGAAGCGGTAGCAACTGTGAACTGACCCTTCCCGTCGTCCCCGCGAAAGCGTGGACCCCGCTTTTCTTGGCGGGCGCAGCGAGAAGGAAGCGGGGCCCCCGCTTTCGCGGGGGTGACGAAACAGAGTTTGAATATTCAGGAGAGTACCGAAATGGCAACGACAGCAGAGCCTACCACCAAGTTCCCCAAGATCACCGAGGCCGGTCTCGACGACTTGCGCGCCCGCATCGGCGTGAAGATCGAGAACACCGTCGAGCCGTGGAACTACGAGGCCACCCGCGATGCGATCCGCCACTATGCGCACGGCATCGGCGACGACAATCCGCTGTGGTGCGACCCTGAATATGCCGCGAAGACGAAGTACGGCTCGCTCGTCGCGCTGCCTTCGTTCCTGTTCACCACCAGCCGCATCGTCTCGGGTTACTGCGGCGGCCTTTCGGGCGTCCACGCGATGTGGGCGGGTGCCGACTGGACCTGGCACAAGCCGGTGCTGCGCGGCGACACCATCAGCACCGTCGCCTACCTCAAGGATCTGGTCGAGCATCAGACCAAGTTCGCGGGCCGCTCGTTCCAGCAGATCTACCACGTCGATTTCTACAACCAGCACGGCGAGCAGGTGGCCGGCGCGGACTCGTGGGTGTTCCGCACCGACCGTGACGAGGCGCGCGAGCGCGGCACCAAGTACACCGAAGCCCGCGGCCGCGTGGAGCCCTTCACCCAGGCCCAGCTCGACGAATTCTACGACATCTACGACCAGGAAGAGATCCGCGGCGCCGCCCCGCGCTACTTCGAGGACGTCAACGTCGGCGACAAGCTGCCGCCGATGATGAAGGGCCCGATGACCGTCACCGGCTTCATCTGCTACGCGCAGGGCTGGGGCGGCCTCTACATCCGCGCCAACAAGCTGGCCTACAAGATGCAGAAGGCGCATCCGGGCCTGGGCATCCGTAACCGCT
Proteins encoded:
- a CDS encoding MaoC family dehydratase N-terminal domain-containing protein, whose translation is MATTAEPTTKFPKITEAGLDDLRARIGVKIENTVEPWNYEATRDAIRHYAHGIGDDNPLWCDPEYAAKTKYGSLVALPSFLFTTSRIVSGYCGGLSGVHAMWAGADWTWHKPVLRGDTISTVAYLKDLVEHQTKFAGRSFQQIYHVDFYNQHGEQVAGADSWVFRTDRDEARERGTKYTEARGRVEPFTQAQLDEFYDIYDQEEIRGAAPRYFEDVNVGDKLPPMMKGPMTVTGFICYAQGWGGLYIRANKLAYKMQKAHPGLGIRNRFNVPDCPERVHWDEAFALEVGAPGAYDYGPERCSWLTHHMTDWIGDDGFLHKSNCQIRRHNPDGDAIIITGEVTRKFEEGGKKYVEVAQKATTHRGELSAFGTAVAELPGKA